CAACCAGTCGTCAGCGCCAAGTGCCGTCCGGCTCGATTTCTTTTGAACTCCGCCGAGCTGCTCCGTTAAGAGGCTCTTCGCGTTTCGGAGTGCGTAGTTGACCGCGGGGCGGGGTTCGGGGTGGCACAACATGTAGGGGTCCTGGCCGGTACAAGATGAGAGTTACGACGCTTTCATCCAACCGAACCAGGACCCTACTGTGCATTCTAGTGGCAACCTCGTGGCCGACACCATCTGCCGGACCGCCGAGATCGGATTGACGATCACCGGTGCCGCCGATGCTGGAAACATCACCATCATCGATGCCGCACCTGTGGCCGTCAGCGACGCCTGTCCTGAATGCTCCCAGCCCGGCACCAAGCGTGTCCACTTTCCGGGGTTCGGGCCCGTCAGACACCTGTCGAACATCATCGTTCGCTGTCGTTCGTGAACATCATTGTTCGGCTCGTTGAACATCGTCGTGCTCGGTACTGTCCCGGCGGTAGCTGCTCACTGCTCGGTACGCTCAGCGGAATGAAGTTCACCGCGCTTGAGTCGTACGCCGCTGCAACCGGCATGACAGTTGAGGTCACCGCCGAGGAACAGAACAGCGACTACGAGTCGGGCCTCGCCACAATCGACGGCAACACCTGGCATATCCGGACGGCCCGGACAACCCCGACCAAACCCGGCGGTTTCGTCGCATTCTGGCACCGGGGCGCAGACGGACAGACACAGCCGTTCGACCAGAGCGACCGAGCAGCGGGACTACTGGTATTCATCGAGCAGACCGAAGAACGCGGCCTCTTCACGTTCACCAGGGATCACCTTGACGAGCTCGGGATAACCTCCGGCACGCGGGCAGGCAAGCGGGGCTTTCGTGTTTACCCCGAGTGGTGCACCGGGCTCAACAGACAGGCAGCAGCGACCCAGCGCGCACAAGCTCGGGCATTTCAGCGGTACTGACCGCCCGGCTGCTCCCCTACCCCGTTACCTTGAGGCTGTCCCCAATAATGGGGATAGTCGCGACGTTATCTGCTCACATATCTGGCGAGTAACTATCACTACTCACCGTCTCCCATTCGTGTGCTTGCGTGAAGTCCTGGGACTCTTTCCTCCGCGCTGCCCCCTCAACCGGATGAGCTGGGGCGGTGAGGTCGAGTAGCTTCCTGCCACCGAAGTGCTGGTGGGTGGGCTCGTCGACGATCCATCCGTGCTCGTCGTCGGCTGTCATCGGCGGGGAGTTCGGATGGTCTTGTATCCCATTTTCCACCATGTAGGTCGTCGGGTTGAGCGCAAGGCTGAATCCGGGGACTCGACCTTTCGCCGCTAGGCGTTGCCCGTAGGCTGCCTGTGCCTGCCGCTCGGCAGCAGAGCTGTTGAACCGGGAGATTTTCTCGTTGACTTCCTGGAGTGCTTGCCGTGCCTCGGTCAGCTCCGGTAGCCGGGGATAGGGTCCTGCTGCTGGCTGAGTTTCCA
This region of Corynebacterium atrinae genomic DNA includes:
- a CDS encoding MepB family protein encodes the protein MKFTALESYAAATGMTVEVTAEEQNSDYESGLATIDGNTWHIRTARTTPTKPGGFVAFWHRGADGQTQPFDQSDRAAGLLVFIEQTEERGLFTFTRDHLDELGITSGTRAGKRGFRVYPEWCTGLNRQAAATQRAQARAFQRY